One Acropora palmata chromosome 2, jaAcrPala1.3, whole genome shotgun sequence genomic window carries:
- the LOC141875015 gene encoding inositol 1,4,5-triphosphate receptor associated 2-like: MESSGTDIDDPSSVSEEAILDSLFYACDTEHLGRVSVSKLIDYLRNAISNGTEEFAGNLDDLSLIWDPDGRNMEIDLATFQEGIKEWIYEIRKQSFSNIEEDHCPSPVTVNCMESPESRSYNIPKSIIGNHVTSTPNVSSESVEGLGGESPDRDWPSELISTIESLQLNNKRLMEQHNAIQAQMESTEETNNQLTAEVEALRKQLRSYQLMIDKSKEREKENAELRQTVADTLEEKQSLQTKITQLEKECTLYESNLNRIGDKLLEAQGEVELLEDERRRLVNDLAEQKQYCSDLQEIQGVKNDMIAKENSTNSSMIVGLASENETLKMEKSRLENRILDLEDNVLRLQRIDKLSPERSLNGPDLNSTPLSRQSSLQQELEAQESHETKDLPSPMVGSQFDLNDSLDVDAQNMALSGMNNSWMSSVSLDSTSTSSTFEKYSLTALQMASEFKEKKEKALRQIDELAALDRSVEVKDRKEVLIRQLAQDLDNFAEKVSSLSIKRKVAEKRAVKLLTASQKLKEENKLLFEERSRAYQKLGTMSLCNDEMSARLFELEKRLEQERKAGAQQREELAFLEQQLSKVTEDLFKIRDEKESLSRSLENEKRLSSSLEDELVSIRKSQDELESQQTILLVRIKELESELLKTSSQLNVEKRRTSSLEESIQLSVSRHSDELKDIFDTIPTTETMPHNRSRQSPGASSPCITRHMVKTKLCDYVTLLDSSKRIQGVGRDSPDGRPGDEEKLQSRYQEVSGHTPPREKEHAQTHLERWLNSECEEPGTLSISSDSLSPRNGRQELEGVSESPSGKFMQLLENREQELTTSASQTDVKELLSTGSQTLRLDKFEMLNLKNLISTGSQTELLREIGDIYERDLVSTGSQTELLRKNENVIVVEEAESTVENLNGDQRQRRRKSGLSGSLLTADTATETKSDANESASKSKSETIDSTKLCPVLEKEKKATSLWRKKLSVAFKTPEEFEPYSSATGEALEDSVGSNFVDRVSLRVRPAPNEKEIEKQFRTLVLAFHTDQDTLNRRLEVQSRSRDVAESNMSKELQNMSNLLKDFEQLCITRDMQDMLSSLKSQVEVIQTSFKRLSTQSQQHGCVQQEARMASGVEVMICHAENLSRHLERAREDLNELRVKERLEADETSTPSPLANGSTSYDSQSGLTSQSLQSDKHHRTDPAKRNSLLNFVTAFHTTSMRAKEALRSFRSRSGMGRQRAASAVPRLESSVPLSADENTSTWQPRINSEICFTETRGEQAERDEEGTDNFEEEISEDTAQGKVSDGTDETTENDSVFDSEQVESHESHSSQRSNRPGVCRRTIIAALRLAISLIAFLVVVFIGLAMMDRNSTFEEAKHILLSKVSKLLEPVGQVIYNLKPPE, translated from the exons TTTGCTGGAAATCTGGATGACCTGTCTCTGATTTGGGATCCAGATGGAAGGAACATGGAGATAGATTTAGCTACCTTCCAGGAAGGCATAAAAGAGTGGATATATGAAATTAGGAAACAAAG TTTCTCTAATATTGAAGAGGATCATTGTCCATCACCTGTAACTGTTAATTGTATG gAATCCCCGGAGTCCAGATCATATAATATTCCTAAGAGCATCATTGGCAACCATG TAACAAGTACGCCAAATGTGAGTTCTGAGAGTGTGGAAGGACTTGGAGGAGAATCTCCTGATAGAGATTG GCCAAGTGAGCTGATAAGTAcaattgaaagcttacagcTTAATAATAAACGTCTCATGGAGCAGCACAATGCCATCCAGGCACAG ATGGAAAGCACAGAGGAGACAAACAATCAACTTACTGCAGAAGTGGAGGCTTTGAGAAAGCAACTAAGGAG TTACCAGTTAATGATtgataaaagcaaagaaagggAGAAAGAAAATGCAGAGTTAAGGCAAACAG TTGCAGATACACTTGAAGAAAAGCAGTCccttcaaacaaaaattactcAACTG GAGAAAGAATGTACCTTGTACGAAAGTAATTTAAATAGGATCGGAGACAAG CTTCTAGAGGCTCAGGGAGAAGTAGAACTTCTTGAGGATGAAAGAAGACGGCTTGTGAATGATTTAGCTGAACAGAAG CAATATTGCAGTGATCTTCAAGAGATTCAGGGAGTAAAGAATGACATGATTGCTAAG GAGAACTCAACTAACTCTTCTATGATTGTTGGTCTTGCATCAGAAAATGAG accttgaaaatggaaaaaagccGATTAGAAAATCGTATTTTAGACTTGGAAGACAATGTGCTCAG ACTACAAAGAATTGATAAGCTGTCACCTGAAAGGAGCCTCAATGGACCTGATTTGAACAGTACCCCACTTTCTCGTCAATCGTCTTTGCAACAGGAACTAGAGGCTCAGGAG aGTCATGAAACCAAAGATCTTCCTTCTCCAATGGTGGGCAGTCAGTTTGATTTGAATGATAGCTTGGACGTGGATGCTCAGAATATGGCCTTGTCTGGAATGAATAACTCATGGATGTCAAGTGTGTCATTAGACTCCACTAGTACAAGTTCCACTTTTGAAAAGTACAGTTTAACAGCATTACAAATG GCCTCTGAGttcaaagaaaagaaggaaaaggctTTGAGGCAGATTGATGAACTGGCAGCTCTTGATAGAAGTGTAGAAGTGAAAGACAGGAAGGAG GTTTTGATAAGGCAGCTTGCTCAAGATTTGGACAACTTTGCTGAGAAAGTGTCTTCCCTCAGTATTAAGAGGAAAGTTGCTGAGAAGAG GGCCGTGAAACTGTTAACTGCCTCACAAAAACTGAAAG AGGAAAACAAACTGTTGTTTGAAGAAAGGAGCAGGGCGTATCAAAAGCTGGGAACAATGTCCCTTTGCAATGACGAGATGAGCGCGAG ATTGTTTGAACTTGAGAAAAGACTTGAACAAGAAAGGAAGGCTGGTGCACAACAAAGGGAAGAGCTGGCTTTTCTTGAGCAGCAG ttatcaAAAGTCACAGAGGATCTATTCAAAATAAG GGATGAAAAAGAGAGCCTCTCACGATCTCTTGAAAATGAG AAGCGTTTGAGTTCCTCACTAGAAGATGAGCTTGTGTCCATCAGAAA AAGCCAGGATGAGCTGGAAAGTCAACAGACTATTTTGCTAG TGAGAATTAAGGAGTTGGAAAGCGAATTgctcaaaacaagctcacagCTTAACGTGGAAAAACGACGAACTTCTTCCCTGGAG GAATCCATCCAGCTGTCCGTTTCTCGGCACTCTGATGAGTTAAAGGACATTTTTGATACTATACCTACCACTGAGACAATGCCTCACAACAGAAGTAGACAG TCTCCGGGCGCATCGTCTCCATGTATTACCAGGCACAtggttaaaacaaaattgtgtgATTATGTTACGCTCCTGGATTCAAGCAAAAGAATACAG GGTGTTGGCAGAGACTCTCCAGACGGAAGGCCTGGTGATGAAGAGAAACTCCAATCGCGTTACCAAGAGGTATCTGGACACACGCCACCGAGAGAAAAGGAACATGCTCAGACCCATTTAGAAAGGTGGCTGAATAGCGAATGTGAAGAGCCGGGGACTTTGTCTATTTCCAGTGATTCATTGAGTCCTCGCAATGGCAGACAAGAGCTTGAGGGGGTATCCGAATCACCAAGTGGTAAATTCATGCAGCTTCTTGAAAATCGTGAGCAGGAGTTGACGACATCGGCCAGCCAAACGGATGTCAAGGAGCTGTTGTCGACAGGGTCGCAGACTCTTCGTTTGGATAAATTCGAGATGTTGAATTTGAAGAATTTAATATCAACAGGCTCACAGACTGAACTTTTAAGAGAGATAGGGGACATTTATGAAAGGGATTTAGTATCGACAGGCTCTCAGACCGAGCTTTTAAGGAAAAACGAGAATGTTATCGTTGTGGAGGAAGCAGAGTCCACCGTAGAGAATCTTAATGGCGATCAAAGGCAGCGAAGAAGGAAATCGGGTCTTTCTGGATCGCTTCTTACTGCTGACACAGCCACggaaacaaaaagtgacgCAAATGAAAGCGCCTCTAAATCGAAATCAGAGACAATTGACTCTACCAAGTTATGTCCAGTTCtagagaaagagaagaaagcaACCAGTTTGTGGCGAAAGAAACTTTCAGTTGCTTTTAAAACCCCTGAAGAGTTTGAGCCTTATTCCAGCGCCACTGGAGAAGCACTGGAAGACTCGGTTGGAAGTAATTTCGTTGATCGTGTGTCTCTTCGTGTTAG aCCTGCGCCAAACGAAAAGGAAATTGAG AAACAGTTCAGAACTCTGGTGTTAGCTTTCCATACTGACCAGGATACCCTTAATAGACGACTGGAGGTGCAG TCTCGCAGTAGAGATGTGGCAGAATCAAACATGAGCaaagaactgcaaaacatgtcCAACCTGCTGAAG GACTTTGAGCAGCTCTGTATTACTAGAGATATGCAG GATATGTTGTCGTCACTGAAGTCTCAGGTTGAAGTAATACAGACCTCTTTCAAGCGCTTGTCCACTCAGTCACAGCAACATGGTTGTGTTCAGCAG GAAGCTCGTATGGCGTCTGGAGTTGAAGTTATGATATGCCATGCTGAGAATCTTTCTCGCCATCTGGAGAGAGCAAGAGAAGATCTCAATGAATTGAGAGTAAAGGAAAGACTTGAGGCCGACGAAACTTCAACTCCCAGTCCCCTAGCAAATGGCTCCACAAGTTATG aTTCCCAGAGTGGTCTTACATCCCAATCATTGCAGTCTGACAAA caCCACAGAACTGATCCTGCTAAACGAAACAGTCTTCTTAATTTCGTCACCGCTTTCCACACCACATCAATGCGCGCAAAGGAGGCCCTCAGAAGCTTCAGGAGTCGCTCAGGGATGGGCAGACAAAGAGCAGCTTCGGCAGTGCCACGTTTGGAGAGCAGCGTACCTCTGTCGGCGGATGAAAATACTTCTACATGGCAGCCAAGGATAAATTCAGAGATATGTTTTACAGAGACCCGAGGAGAACAAGCGGAAAGGGACGAAGAAGGGACAGACAATTTTGAGGAGGAAATTTCGGAGGATACAGCCCAAGGCAAAGTGTCAGATGGAACTGACGAAACCACTGAAAATGACAGTGTGTTTGACAGTGAGCAAGTAGAATCGCACGAGAGTCATTCTTCACAGAG ATCGAACAGACCTGGTGTGTGTCGTCGCACCATCATCGCAGCCCTCAGACTCGCTATTTCTCTGATTGCCTTCCTGGTGGTTGTGTTCATTGGATTAGCCATGATGGACAGAAATTCGACATTTGAAGAAGCCAAGCATATCCTTTTATCCAAAGTGAGCAAATTATTGGAACCTGTTGGCCAAGTTATTTACAACCTAAAGCCGCCGGAGTAA